From BD1-7 clade bacterium, one genomic window encodes:
- the thiC gene encoding Phosphomethylpyrimidine synthase has protein sequence MSQQTTEKLSDTVAVDSASVAPFPNSEKIYVQGSRDDIQVPMREITLTPTPIQNADGSEAFESNPPVRVYDTSGPYTDPNANIDVREGLANIRENWISERDDTVQLPNESSIFTRERLSDPETAHLRFGHIHKPRKAKPGQNVTQMHYARQGIITPEMEYIAIRENMALAQAKEQGLLAEQHPGQSFGASIPTEITPEFVRDEVARGRAVIPVNVNHPEVEPMIIGRNFLVKINGNIGNSALGSSIEEEVAKLTWGIRWGADTMMDLSTGKNIHETREWIVRNSPVPVGTVPIYQALEKVDGVAENLTWEIFRDTLIEQAEQGVDYFTIHAGVLLRYVPLTAKRTTGIVSRGGSIMAKWCLAHHEENFLYTHFNEICEIMKAYDVTFSLGDGLRPGSIADANDEAQFGELRTLGELTKIAWEHDVQCFIEGPGHVPMHMIKENMEEQIKHCHEAPFYTLGPLTTDIAPGYDHITSGIGAAMIGWYGCAMLCYVTPKEHLGLPNKDDVKEGIITYKIAAHAADLAKGHPGAQLRDNALSKARFEFRWEDQFNLGLDPDTARSYHDETLPKESAKIAHFCSMCGPKFCSMKISQDVRDYAAEHGYEVKGDTIKVLDLDAEMQQKAEEFKDQGSELYHKV, from the coding sequence ATGAGTCAGCAGACAACTGAAAAGCTATCCGATACTGTTGCAGTAGACAGTGCATCCGTAGCCCCTTTTCCAAATTCTGAGAAAATTTACGTACAGGGATCACGTGATGATATCCAGGTACCGATGCGTGAAATCACGCTAACACCCACACCCATTCAGAATGCGGATGGTTCGGAAGCATTTGAAAGCAACCCGCCCGTGCGTGTTTACGACACATCCGGCCCATACACGGACCCGAATGCTAATATCGATGTCCGCGAAGGTCTTGCCAACATTCGCGAGAACTGGATTTCTGAACGCGACGATACGGTACAACTACCGAACGAAAGCTCTATCTTCACCCGTGAGCGTCTATCAGATCCTGAAACAGCTCACCTTCGTTTCGGCCACATTCATAAGCCTCGTAAAGCCAAGCCTGGGCAAAACGTGACGCAAATGCACTATGCACGTCAGGGTATTATCACTCCGGAGATGGAATACATCGCCATTCGTGAAAACATGGCATTGGCGCAAGCTAAAGAGCAAGGCCTATTGGCCGAACAACATCCAGGCCAGTCATTCGGGGCTTCTATACCAACGGAAATCACGCCGGAATTCGTACGTGATGAAGTTGCCCGTGGGCGCGCAGTCATCCCTGTCAACGTCAATCACCCAGAAGTTGAACCCATGATCATTGGCCGTAATTTTTTGGTCAAGATCAATGGCAATATCGGTAACTCTGCACTGGGATCATCTATCGAAGAAGAAGTCGCCAAGTTGACCTGGGGAATCCGCTGGGGAGCAGATACCATGATGGACTTGTCGACTGGCAAGAACATTCACGAAACCCGCGAGTGGATCGTTCGTAACTCACCCGTGCCCGTAGGCACCGTGCCTATTTATCAGGCTCTTGAGAAAGTCGACGGTGTTGCCGAGAACCTGACATGGGAAATCTTCCGCGATACGTTAATCGAACAAGCTGAACAAGGCGTTGATTACTTCACCATCCACGCAGGGGTGTTGCTGCGCTATGTGCCGTTAACCGCCAAACGCACCACCGGCATCGTCTCACGCGGTGGGTCGATTATGGCAAAGTGGTGTTTAGCACACCACGAAGAGAACTTCCTTTATACCCACTTCAATGAAATCTGCGAAATCATGAAGGCTTACGACGTAACCTTCTCGCTCGGTGATGGTTTGCGCCCAGGCTCAATCGCTGACGCCAATGACGAAGCCCAGTTCGGTGAGCTGCGCACTCTTGGCGAGCTGACCAAAATTGCTTGGGAACACGACGTACAGTGTTTTATCGAAGGTCCTGGTCATGTGCCTATGCATATGATTAAAGAAAATATGGAAGAGCAGATTAAACACTGCCACGAAGCACCGTTCTATACACTTGGCCCACTAACCACAGATATCGCCCCCGGTTACGACCACATCACCTCAGGGATTGGTGCTGCCATGATTGGCTGGTACGGCTGCGCCATGCTGTGCTACGTCACGCCAAAAGAACACTTGGGCTTGCCAAATAAGGATGATGTTAAAGAAGGCATCATCACTTATAAGATTGCTGCCCACGCGGCAGATTTAGCGAAAGGCCACCCCGGTGCTCAGCTGCGTGATAATGCACTGTCAAAAGCACGCTTTGAATTCCGTTGGGAGGATCAGTTTAATCTAGGCCTAGACCCTGACACCGCGCGATCGTATCACGACGAAACCTTACCGAAAGAATCGGCCAAAATTGCGCATTTTTGCTCAATGTGTGGGCCTAAATTCTGTTCGATGAAAATCTCTCAGGACGTTCGTGACTACGCCGCGGAACATGGCTACGAAGTCAAAGGCGACACCATCAAAGTGTTGGATCTGGATGCTGAAATGCAACAGAAAGCCGAAGAGTTCAAGGATCAGGGCTCAGAACTTTACCACAAGGTGTAA